The following DNA comes from Mucisphaera calidilacus.
GGGTCCAGGCGTCGTAGAGGGCGCCGAGCGGTCCCGGGCGGTAGCAGGCGTTGCGGAAGGCGGGGATGGCGCTGGTTTTCCAGAGCAGTGCGTTGCGGCGTGCGTGGCGGTCGTCGGTCTGCGTGGCGATGGTGTCGGCGGCGACCTCAATGATGGCGGAGGTGTCGATGAGGAACTCGTTGGCCTGGGTGCGGAGGACTTCGCGGCGGAGGTCGCTTCGGATCCCGGGCGTGACCTGGCTGAATCGTTTGAGGGCGAGGTTCTCGCGGTCGGAGTTGGTGATGCAGGCGGGGGTGGCGATGAGGCAGAGTGCGAGTGCGAGGGCGATGAGGCTTGCGGGGGCGTGTTTCATCGCGGTTTCCGGTGGGGTTTGAGAATTACGATCAGACGACCTGAATGACCGATCGTACCGATGGCTGCGGGTTGAACAAGCCTCGGCGACGAAGAATCAACGGATTGGCGGGGCGGAGCCGATAAGTCGGTCATAGGTCGCATTGCGCCCGAGGATATGACATGGACTTAGGCGTCATCTTTGGTTTCATCGGGACATGGATCCTGATCTTCTGGACCCTCATTCTGGGTGGGAGTCTGCTGGTCTATGTGGATGTCCCGTCGGTGATTCTGATTCTGGGTGCGTCGGTGACGGTGCTGTTTTTCGTGTGCCCGATGGGGAACATCAAGAACCTTCTGCCGGTGATGAAGCGTCTGTTTTTCTACAAGTCGCCGCCGATTGATGATCTGATTGATCAGATGGTGGGGTTTGCGGAGACGGCTCGCCGAGACGGGATCCTGAGTCTGGAGAACTCGCTGAAGGAGGTTGAGGACGAGTTTGTGGTTCGGGGTATTCAGATGGCGGTGGACGGGACGGACCCGGAGCTGATCGAGCAGATCATGGAGAACGAGCTCGAGAGCCTGATGGACCGGCACGAGGTGGGCAAGGGGATGTTCGAGACGCTGGGCAAGTACGCGCCGGCGATGGGGATGATCGGGACGCTGATCGGTCTGGTGGCGATGCTCAACGACCTGTCGGACCCGGCGAAGATTGGTGCGGGCCTGGCGGTGGCGTTGTTGACGACGATGTACGGTTCGATGGTGGCGAACGGTTTTGCGTTGCCGATGGCGGACCGGCTGGGGACGCGATCGGCGGAGGAAGTGATTTACAAGACGATCATCATCAAGGGTGTGATGTCGATCCAGTCGGGCGACAACCCTCGTGTGGTGGAGCAGAAGCTCAAGACGTTCCTGCCGCCTCACCTGAGGAAGATGTCGGACGACGAAGAGCAGGCCGCGTAACCGCGTTTAGGGTGGCTTGTCATGGCTAAGAAACGCCAGAAAGCGGCGGCGGCGGGGGCCCCCGAGTGGATGGTGACGTACGGGGACATGGTGACGTTGTTGCTGTGCTTCTTCGTGCTGATCGTGTCGTTCTCGGAGATCAAGCGTGAGGACGAGTTTCAGGCGGTGGTGGAGGAGATCAAGAAGGCGTTCGGGATGAAGGGTGGTGGCGGGAAGATTCCGACGCCTGACGACCCTGAGTTGTCGCTGATCGAGAAGCTCGAGTACCTGGAGTTGAAGAAGGACAAGCAGCCGAGCCCCCAGGAGGTGAATGACCCGGCGATCGAGGGCGAGACGCCTACGGTGAAGACGATTCGGCCTGGTGAGCTGTATGCGGTGGGGGGTCCGATCGTTTTTGAACCCGGTTCGGCCGAGTTGTCGGAGGCGTCGCGGGTGCAGTTGGGTCCGGTGATCGAGGAGATCAAGGGCGCGAACAACCTGATCCTGATCAAGGGTCACACGGCGCGGCTGGAAATCGCGGGGCGGCACTCTGATTATAAAGACCTGTGGGAGCTGAGTTTTGCTCGCTCCAAGGCGATTTTTGATTATCTGACTTCGGAGGACGTGGGGTTGCGGTCTGAGCGGTTCAAGCTGATTTCGGCGGCGGACAAGGAGCCCTTGATTGAGCGTGCTTACTCGCTGGACGATCAGCAGCCGAATCGTCGAGCGGAACTGATGGTGAGCGCCTCGATCGTCGATGATTATTCGCAGCCGACGGCTGTCGGCGGCCCGTGAGGGTGGGTTTGGACGTTTTGTGTGGTTTGTGAGTGATGCCGATGCCTGATGAAGAAACCCAAGCAGCGCCGCCTAAGGGTGGTCTCCCGATCAAGACGCTGGCCGCTGTGGCGGTGGTGGTGATCATTGAGGCGGTGGTGATCATCGGTGTGTTCATGTTGAACTCGGGTCCGGAGCAGGTGGCGGCGGACGAGTTGGCGACGGACGTGGTCGCGATGGCGGAGCAGCCGGCCGAGTTGCTGGTGATCGCGGAGAAGTTCCAGAACACGCGGACGGGTCGTGCTTATCTGTATGACACCGAGGTTTACATCGTTTGCAAGAGCAAGTTCCTTGGGACGCTGGAGTCGCGTCTGGAGACGAACCGGGCGCAGATCAGTTCGGACCTTGCGTTTCTGTTCCGTCGTGCCGAGCCGTCGTTTTTGCTGGAGCCGGATTTGTCGACGCTCCGTCGTCAGATCCACGCGGTTCTGGATTCGCGTCTGGGCAAGGACGAGGACAGCGGAAAGTCGTACATTGATGAGGTGTTGATCCCGAAGTGCACGCAGTTCCGGTCTGACGGGTAAGGAGACCCACGGGCCGACGATTTTATGTTCTCCTGCCGGCAAGGACGCCATGGCTGACGAGACCCCCACGAATCCGGTTGACCCGACGGGTGATGATGTTCAGGACGCGTTGTCGCAGGCGCAGTCGTCGGTCGAGGAGTTGAGCAACCTCGTGGACGAGGCTCAGCTGCTGGCGGATAACGAGATCGGTGAGGATTCGGAGACGGGTCACGCGATCGAGATCCTGGGGGACGTGGAGCTGGACTGTTCGATCGAGCTGGGTCGGACGGAGATGCTGGTGGAGGACGTGCTTCGTCTTGCCGAGGGGAGCGTGGTGGAGCTGGACAAGCTGGCGGGCGACCCGGTGGATGTTTATGTAAACGAGCGGCTGGTGGCGCGGGGCGAGGTGCTGGTGCTGAATGACAATTTCTGTATCCGCATCAGCGAGATCGTTGCGAATCTTGCTGAGGAGGCGGAGGAGGCTGCGTCGGAGGTGGTGAGTCAGGAGCAGTCGACGGAGCCGTCGGCTGCGTGATGGGATCGTTTTTTGAGCGTCGGCGGAGCCGGCGTGCTTGCGGTCATGGAGGACCGGTTTATGCGGCGGAGCCGCGGACATCAGGCGTTTTGTGGTTCGGCGCGGCTGTGGCGTGCGTTGTGTGTGGCGTTGCTGCTGTGCGTCGGCTGGGTTGATCGTGCGTCGGGGGATCGGTTGTCGGATCTGGCGTTGGAGATGACGGACCCGTCGCGTCGCGTGGCGGCTGAGGGTTCGTCGGGTGAGGGTGTTGAGCCGGTGGTGTTGTCGGCGGCGACAACGTCGCTGGCGTCGGAGCGTCGGCCGCTGGGACGGATTTCGGGGGAGGCGCAGCCTCTGCCGGAGGCGTCGTCGGGCGGGTCGTGGTGGCTGCTGGAGACGGCGGGCGCGTTGGGGTGTGTGATCGGCGTGATTTTCATAGCGCGTTTTGCGTACCAGAAGTTTTCGGGTCAGTCGGTGGTGGCGGGGGCTCATCGGGGCGACGTGGAGGTGTTGTCGCGGACGACGATCGCGCCTCGGAACCAGATCGTGCTGCTGCGGGTGGCGGGCCGGGTGCTGGTGTGCAGCGACTCGGCGCAGGGGATGTGTTGTCTGTCGGAGATCACGGACGAGCAGGAGGTGGCGGGGATTCTGGGTCGTTCGCCTCGGGACGCGGAGCTGCGGCCGTCGCAGGCGTTCTCGGAGGTGTTGACGGACCTCGAGAACGAGCCGGCTGAGGAGGAGGCGGTGGAGGCGGGTGTGGACAAGGCTCGGGATGACCTGTCGCGGCTGCTGAGCCGTGTGCGTGCGGCGAAGGAAGGGGGTTGGGTGGCTTGAGGGGTTGGCTGCTCCTGGTTGTGGCGGCGGTGCTGGTTCTGATGCCGGCGTTGGCTGCTGCGCAGGACGCGCCGTCGTCGGATCGGTTCAATCCGCTGTCGCTGCTGGAGAACGCGAGTCGGGCGATCCCGGCGGAGAACGCGGACGCGGTGGACGATGCGCCGCGTGGCGATCTGAGCGCGTCGCTGTCGATCATCCTGCTGCTGACGCTGATCTCGCTGGCGCCGTCGTTCCTGGTGATGTGCACGAGTTTCACGCGCGCGGTGGTGGTGTTCGCGTTGCTGCGTCAGGCGTTGGGCACGCAGCAGTTGCCGCCCTCGCAGGTGATCACGGGGATGGCGTTGTTTTTCACGCTGATGACGATGTCGCCTGTGTTCGACAGGGTGTGGTCGGACGCGGTGGTGCCTTATCAGTCGGGCGAGATTGATCAGTGGCAGGCGTGGGAGCGTGGCAAGGCTCCGGTGCGACAGTTCATGTTTGATCAGATCGAGCACGCGGACAACTGGTCGCACGTGTACATGGTTCTGAACTATCGGGGCGTGGACACGTCGGACCCGTCGTCGCTGACGCGTGCGGACGTGGACACGCTGTCGCTGGTGCCGGCGTTCATGCTGTCGGAGTTGAAGACGGCGTTTCTGATCGGATTCCGGCTGTACCTGCCGTTTCTGATCATTGACATGGTGGTGGCGAGCGTGCTGATCTCGATGGGCATGCTGATGCTGC
Coding sequences within:
- a CDS encoding motility protein A, whose translation is MDLGVIFGFIGTWILIFWTLILGGSLLVYVDVPSVILILGASVTVLFFVCPMGNIKNLLPVMKRLFFYKSPPIDDLIDQMVGFAETARRDGILSLENSLKEVEDEFVVRGIQMAVDGTDPELIEQIMENELESLMDRHEVGKGMFETLGKYAPAMGMIGTLIGLVAMLNDLSDPAKIGAGLAVALLTTMYGSMVANGFALPMADRLGTRSAEEVIYKTIIIKGVMSIQSGDNPRVVEQKLKTFLPPHLRKMSDDEEQAA
- a CDS encoding OmpA/MotB family protein, which translates into the protein MAKKRQKAAAAGAPEWMVTYGDMVTLLLCFFVLIVSFSEIKREDEFQAVVEEIKKAFGMKGGGGKIPTPDDPELSLIEKLEYLELKKDKQPSPQEVNDPAIEGETPTVKTIRPGELYAVGGPIVFEPGSAELSEASRVQLGPVIEEIKGANNLILIKGHTARLEIAGRHSDYKDLWELSFARSKAIFDYLTSEDVGLRSERFKLISAADKEPLIERAYSLDDQQPNRRAELMVSASIVDDYSQPTAVGGP
- the fliN gene encoding flagellar motor switch protein FliN — protein: MADETPTNPVDPTGDDVQDALSQAQSSVEELSNLVDEAQLLADNEIGEDSETGHAIEILGDVELDCSIELGRTEMLVEDVLRLAEGSVVELDKLAGDPVDVYVNERLVARGEVLVLNDNFCIRISEIVANLAEEAEEAASEVVSQEQSTEPSAA
- a CDS encoding FliO/MopB family protein, whose amino-acid sequence is MRRSRGHQAFCGSARLWRALCVALLLCVGWVDRASGDRLSDLALEMTDPSRRVAAEGSSGEGVEPVVLSAATTSLASERRPLGRISGEAQPLPEASSGGSWWLLETAGALGCVIGVIFIARFAYQKFSGQSVVAGAHRGDVEVLSRTTIAPRNQIVLLRVAGRVLVCSDSAQGMCCLSEITDEQEVAGILGRSPRDAELRPSQAFSEVLTDLENEPAEEEAVEAGVDKARDDLSRLLSRVRAAKEGGWVA
- the fliP gene encoding flagellar type III secretion system pore protein FliP (The bacterial flagellar biogenesis protein FliP forms a type III secretion system (T3SS)-type pore required for flagellar assembly.) → MRGWLLLVVAAVLVLMPALAAAQDAPSSDRFNPLSLLENASRAIPAENADAVDDAPRGDLSASLSIILLLTLISLAPSFLVMCTSFTRAVVVFALLRQALGTQQLPPSQVITGMALFFTLMTMSPVFDRVWSDAVVPYQSGEIDQWQAWERGKAPVRQFMFDQIEHADNWSHVYMVLNYRGVDTSDPSSLTRADVDTLSLVPAFMLSELKTAFLIGFRLYLPFLIIDMVVASVLISMGMLMLPPVLISLPFKLLLFVLVDGWMLVAGSLLNSFDLSGFL